The Dokdonia sp. 4H-3-7-5 genomic interval CCACAAGATATTGTGGTAGATGGAATCTTTGGGATAGGCTTAAATAGATGTCCAGATGATTGGGTAAAAGCACTTTTTGTAAAAATCAACGAGTCTAAGGCTTACACACTTTCTATTGATATTCCATCTGGAATGTACTCAGATAGAGGACCAGCAAAAGAAGACGTAATTGTACATGCTACTTTTGTACTTAGTTTTATGTCTCCAAAACTTGCCTTTTTCTTACCAGAAACGGGTAAATATATCAATATGTGGGATACCATTGATATAGGACTAGATCCAGAATTTCTTGCAAAAACTCCTACCGACGTTACGCTAATTTCAAAACCTGAACTCCAGCAGATGTATAAGGGAAGATCACAATATTCACATAAGGGAATGTACGGTCATAGCTTAATTATAGGTGGTAGTTTTGGAAAAATGGGTGCTGTGCAACTTGCTAGTAAAGCTGCTTTAAGAGCGGGTAGCGGTCTGGTAACTGCTTATGTACCGCAAATAGGCGTTCCTATATTACAAACGGCACTTCCAGAAGTAATGGTGGAGACCGATAATTATAATGGAAAAGTGTTTGAAGAAATAGATTTTCAAACCGAAGCAAATGCGATTGCAATAGGCCCAGGAATGGGAACCGATGAGAAAACGGTAAGAGCAATGGAGTCTTTTTTAAAGAAGCAAAAACAACCATTAGTGATAGATGCAGATGCGATTAATATCATCTCAAAACGACCATCACTTATGGAGCAAGTACCTCCATTATCTATTTTTACGCCACATCCAGGTGAGCTTGAGCGTTTGATAGGGAAGTGGGATGACGACTTTGATAAGCTAGAGAAAACAGCAAAATTTGCCAAAAATCATAATGTCATTATCGTAATTAAAGGTGCTCATACCATTACTGTTTATGATATGAGACTTTATATAAATACTACTGGTAATCCTGGATTATCTACTGCTGGTACTGGAGATGTGCTTACAGGAGTTATCACTGGACATATAGCTCAAGGTTACCACCCTATGGAAGCCGCTATGATGGGAGTTTATTTTCACGGACTTGCAGCAGATGTTGCCGTAAATCAATATGGAATAGAAGGACTCATAGCAGGTGATGTGACAGAGTTTTTAGGAAGAGCAGTAATGAGTCTCTTTGAAAAACCAGAGCAAGAAGGTGGGGCAGCACCACAGCAATAATTTATAGATATATCAAAAAAAAAATGGATAGCGTGTAAACGCTATCCATTTTTTTATACATGAAAGTTGTCTTATTCTGTAATCGCTACAGGAAAAGAAACTTGCACATCTGTCTCTCCTCCAGCATTACCTAAAGTTCCATCGTTAGGCTTTGTAGGCTCATGACGTAGTGTGATAGTAAGTGTACCAGAACCTGCAGTAGCGCCAGTTGTAAGTGTAACTTGAGTTCCTAGTGGATTACCGTTACCATCAAAATCCTCATAAGTCACAGCAGCGTCAAGGCCTGTACTAGGAGTATAAAACACTT includes:
- a CDS encoding bifunctional ADP-dependent NAD(P)H-hydrate dehydratase/NAD(P)H-hydrate epimerase, giving the protein MKIYSAKQIYEADKATIEKEGIPSYNLMERAGGYVYEWMNQRLQGQPVPIKVFCGIGNNGGDALVIARLLLKNGYNVDTYIVHCNDKRSPDFLKAYDALKSEVKKWPEIIKSAEDFPVITPQDIVVDGIFGIGLNRCPDDWVKALFVKINESKAYTLSIDIPSGMYSDRGPAKEDVIVHATFVLSFMSPKLAFFLPETGKYINMWDTIDIGLDPEFLAKTPTDVTLISKPELQQMYKGRSQYSHKGMYGHSLIIGGSFGKMGAVQLASKAALRAGSGLVTAYVPQIGVPILQTALPEVMVETDNYNGKVFEEIDFQTEANAIAIGPGMGTDEKTVRAMESFLKKQKQPLVIDADAINIISKRPSLMEQVPPLSIFTPHPGELERLIGKWDDDFDKLEKTAKFAKNHNVIIVIKGAHTITVYDMRLYINTTGNPGLSTAGTGDVLTGVITGHIAQGYHPMEAAMMGVYFHGLAADVAVNQYGIEGLIAGDVTEFLGRAVMSLFEKPEQEGGAAPQQ